CCACAATTGAGGTAACAACAACAAAGCTTTGGGGAGATACTCAAGCGGCCAACGAGGGCAGACTGTAAATCTGCTGTGTGAACTTCGCAGGTTCGAATCCTGCTCTCCCCACAAAAAAAGTCCCGATAATTTATCGGGACTTTTTTATTTATAAATCTGTCTGTTCTTTTTATTCTAAAATAAAACTTACACTCACATTAGCCGTGATATTAATTTCACCTATTGCAAGTGTTTCTCTTGGGGCAGCTTCTCTATCCATTGCCATCGTTTTCATTGCTGCATATACTGGTTGTGGATAATAGGTTTGTGAATTATCTGATATTGTCATGGCTCTACCCACTTTTTGTCCTAATACAGAAACATAATCCTCTGCTTTTAACTTTGCCTCTTTCATCGCTAATTTTCTTGCTTCTGATTGATATTGGGCTAATTTAGAAGATTGAAATATAACATTGTCAATTCTATTAATTCCTTGGTCAACTAAGCCTTCCATTAACTCATCATATTTAGACAAATCTTTTAAGAGAATCTCAATGGTTTGAGTCGCATTATAGCTGTGCTTCTTTTTTTCATAATCGTATTCCGGATTCAATGAAACACGTTGAGTTTTATAATCTGCAGGAGACAAATTCATTTTTTTAATAAATTTCAAAACAGATTCTAT
Above is a window of Flavobacterium sp. 123 DNA encoding:
- a CDS encoding SIMPL domain-containing protein → MKKVVLVLAMLFLTVTYAQEVKQIPQISVAGEGKVKVVPDQAAISVSTETKGNSAVDVKKLNDQKIESVLKFIKKMNLSPADYKTQRVSLNPEYDYEKKKHSYNATQTIEILLKDLSKYDELMEGLVDQGINRIDNVIFQSSKLAQYQSEARKLAMKEAKLKAEDYVSVLGQKVGRAMTISDNSQTYYPQPVYAAMKTMAMDREAAPRETLAIGEINITANVSVSFILE